One window of Planctomycetaceae bacterium genomic DNA carries:
- a CDS encoding prepilin peptidase yields the protein ILGQAAVGFGDVTLMMMIGAFMGWQPTLCVIAIAPIGGLLMGLFSQIAFARSFVAFGPYLTFSAFIVLCTWRILWEVLQLRIIFSHWPTVLSLVVGVLLMLSIMLGLLRLFKAVPASALKR from the coding sequence TGATACTGGGACAGGCAGCCGTAGGATTCGGAGACGTCACGCTGATGATGATGATCGGCGCGTTCATGGGATGGCAGCCTACACTTTGCGTGATAGCAATCGCCCCAATTGGGGGACTGCTCATGGGCCTCTTCTCTCAGATCGCGTTTGCAAGATCGTTCGTCGCCTTTGGGCCTTATCTGACTTTTTCCGCATTCATTGTCCTCTGCACATGGCGTATTCTCTGGGAAGTTCTGCAGCTGAGGATCATCTTCAGCCACTGGCCAACCGTACTGTCACTGGTAGTAGGCGTGCTTCTAATGCTTTCGATCATGCTGGGACTGCTTCGGCTGTTTAAGGCCGTGCCTGCGAGTGCACTGAAACGATAG
- a CDS encoding ABC transporter ATP-binding protein, with translation MFARHDLRNQVVISLGLITTFLLERANSVAMAVIETNNLGLSYGTRRGITGINLSIEQGQIFGFLGPNGAGKTTTIRILLGFLAPGQGQARILGIDAWKESHLVKQDVGYVAGDVRLYPWLTARRAFGIVGKIRQVDLQSAGLALCERFRLEPELPVRKMSRGNRQKVALVLALVHRPKVVILDEPTSGLDPLMQRTLMDCLRELANDGSAVLFSSHTLSEVEELCDRVAMIRRGRIVVDEALDSLRRRAPRTVSVALPANVDADMHALPTGVELLRTTKAGDCQHLELQLSGTAMPFITWAATQGFLDVSIGTPGLDSLFRQYYVNDIIDEGDC, from the coding sequence GTGTTCGCACGACATGATTTGAGAAACCAGGTGGTGATCAGTCTTGGGCTGATCACCACTTTTCTTTTGGAAAGAGCCAACAGCGTCGCAATGGCTGTCATCGAAACCAATAACCTGGGGCTCAGCTATGGAACGCGGAGAGGAATCACGGGCATCAACCTGTCCATAGAGCAGGGTCAGATTTTTGGCTTCCTTGGGCCCAACGGTGCGGGAAAGACGACTACGATCCGGATCCTGCTGGGTTTTCTGGCTCCGGGTCAGGGGCAGGCCCGGATCCTGGGGATAGACGCATGGAAAGAAAGCCACCTTGTCAAACAAGATGTTGGCTACGTTGCAGGTGACGTCCGACTCTATCCCTGGCTGACCGCCCGACGGGCCTTTGGGATTGTTGGTAAGATTCGTCAGGTGGATCTGCAATCTGCCGGGCTGGCTTTATGTGAACGATTTCGCCTGGAACCTGAATTGCCTGTCAGAAAAATGTCGCGAGGCAACAGACAAAAGGTCGCGCTGGTTCTGGCACTCGTGCATCGTCCCAAAGTCGTCATTCTGGATGAACCGACCTCCGGTCTTGATCCACTTATGCAACGGACCCTGATGGACTGTCTGCGTGAACTTGCGAATGATGGGTCTGCGGTCCTGTTTTCCAGTCATACACTCAGCGAGGTTGAAGAATTGTGTGATCGTGTGGCAATGATTCGTCGGGGGCGCATCGTCGTTGACGAAGCTCTCGATTCACTTCGCCGTCGTGCTCCGCGAACGGTTTCGGTTGCACTGCCTGCCAATGTTGATGCCGACATGCATGCGTTGCCGACGGGTGTGGAGCTGCTCAGGACAACGAAAGCAGGGGATTGTCAGCACCTGGAACTGCAACTTTCCGGGACCGCTATGCCGTTTATCACATGGGCCGCGACTCAGGGCTTTCTGGATGTGTCCATTGGCACTCCGGGCCTGGATTCGTTGTTCAGGCAATACTACGTGAACGACATCATCGATGAAGGAGACTGCTGA
- a CDS encoding ABC transporter permease subunit yields the protein MTGLLTKIYMEVRWPVLWFSLGLCFIMGLLTALLPKVLGDIQQIFERMPFIKPLLTALLGVDPGEQVKATMSQAFLWVHPTVLTLLWAHEVMYCTRLPAGEIDRGTIDFLLGLPVSRWKLFIAETIGWLTSGVVILGLGYAGHLLASMFLQPGMRPPAVVTLFVMCNLLAVYLAVGGFAFLISSVSDRRGRAIGVVFAVLLFTFLINFVAQFWDPLKSISTNDSSVANVVAGAGENSDAATADSASGIAMLSVMDYYRPAIIIQSGAFPWSDVAVLLFFAAFSWTIAGVCLSRRSICTV from the coding sequence ATGACGGGTCTCCTCACGAAGATCTATATGGAAGTTCGATGGCCTGTCCTGTGGTTCAGCCTGGGGTTGTGCTTCATCATGGGACTATTGACAGCGCTGCTTCCAAAGGTCCTGGGTGACATTCAGCAGATCTTTGAGCGAATGCCGTTTATCAAGCCCCTGTTGACGGCTTTATTGGGAGTCGACCCGGGAGAGCAGGTGAAAGCAACAATGTCACAGGCCTTTCTGTGGGTTCATCCAACTGTCCTGACGCTGCTGTGGGCTCACGAGGTCATGTATTGCACCCGACTACCCGCAGGAGAAATTGATCGAGGGACCATCGACTTTCTCCTTGGACTTCCCGTTTCTCGATGGAAATTGTTTATTGCGGAAACGATCGGCTGGCTTACGTCAGGCGTCGTCATTCTGGGGCTGGGTTACGCCGGTCATCTTTTGGCATCGATGTTTCTGCAACCGGGCATGAGGCCTCCGGCAGTCGTGACTCTGTTTGTTATGTGCAACCTTCTTGCTGTGTACCTGGCGGTGGGGGGATTTGCCTTCCTGATCTCTTCTGTGAGTGACCGGCGAGGCCGGGCGATTGGAGTGGTTTTTGCCGTACTATTGTTCACATTTCTGATTAACTTTGTGGCTCAGTTCTGGGATCCACTGAAATCGATTTCGACCAACGATTCTTCTGTGGCCAACGTTGTTGCTGGTGCCGGAGAAAACAGTGACGCCGCGACTGCAGATTCTGCTTCCGGAATCGCAATGTTGAGTGTGATGGATTACTACCGTCCGGCAATCATCATTCAGAGTGGAGCATTTCCCTGGAGCGACGTGGCAGTTCTCCTGTTTTTTGCTGCCTTCAGCTGGACGATTGCGGGAGTGTGTCTGAGTCGTCGCAGTATTTGCACCGTCTGA